CAATCTGAGGCATGATCCCCCTACTACTACTAGTACCACTACCCCCTCTTGGTGACTCCACCTTCATGTCGACGAATTCAgtttccttcattttcttgaagaagACTTGTGAAACAGCTGGATCTTGATCAACTCCCAACGCCCCCCCGCTGCTTAAAACAGGTTTCATCTTCTTCTCaggcatcatcatcatcatcatcatcatcatatctGTGCTCTCAACTGGGATTATTTTTATGCCGTCTTTTTCATCCACCACCTCATCCTGTGGCTTCTCCAGATCTATTGGAACAGGTAAAAACTGATTCTTGAGGCTTTCTTTTGGGGGACAGATGAAGTAATTCATCTGGAAATCACTGGTAGTGGAGGCCTTGGTGTGCAACAACTTCTTCCCTCCATCATCATTGATTTCAAGAAATCCCTCATCAGAGAGGAGCTCCCACTCTTCAAGATCCATGTGATTGAGGGATTTGAGTGCAAGTGTTGTTGATGCTTCTAGCATGTGtgttgaattattattatattgaattaaagAATGGGTGGGTGGGTATATTTAGGGCAGTGAGGGGTGGGAGGGGAATTTAAGTTTGACAAGGGCAGCCTAAGATGTCTTGTTGCACTTGGAGAGGTGAACATTGATACTTGTAGCAGCTCCTCACTGAGAGGTTGTCCTTCTCAGAGATGACAAAATGGGGATTAGCCCACCACGGGCCCCAACATGAAATGAAACAATAACCTCAGCAGCCAGCCCAGCACCCCTTTGATAGAGGGTTActagatatttattttctttttttcatacatATACTTTATTCTATCGAAGTTTTTAAACACACAAGAAAAAGCCCAACATATATGACAATCAGTATTTAGGAGTTGTAATTAATAGCCTTCTTAGAGCTTCTGGagacaaaagaagaaagagttGTGGATGGGGTAGAGATTCTGAATTGAATTGGTCTTTTGATCtgaataagaaaagaaaaggataattacTAATAGCAATAGCAGTAGCAGAGTTGTAGTTGCTTGCTACAGTTGGATAGgaatgagagagaaagatgcAAGTGGAGAATATCCACACGACTCCGCTTTGGTCATTTGGCGTCGGTATCTGTGTGCCGGATTTTTATACAGTGGGCCCACCGAATTTTGTTAAGTATTCATCcaaattaatgttaaaaatgaatatggaTTCAAATCAAATCCCGGACCAATCTTATGTTTGTTGCTAGCTGATGGTAAGGAATTGCGTTTTGTAATAATCTTATGGGAATCGGAATAGTAATAAAATGCAGTGGTATCCAAACAGACCCTTGAAAAAAATACGTGTCTTCAACCTAACAGGGGAAATGAAGGGTGGCAAAGTAGTAGACGTGGGATGGGAGAAGCAATCAGCAATCTACTACTACCAACTACTGAATACTCACCCATTTCCAATTCCATGGATGGACATGGACCACCCCCATTACTTCATTCCAACCTCtacctaattttctttttctttttttctttttcttaacacccaaattaaaaaagtgcgtcttttattacattattaatatagTAATAGGTGCTGTTGTATTCTGAAAATGCAATAAGGTATCCGGATGCTTAATGATAAGTGTATAAGGTTTTTACTACCCAAATGCTCAGAATTTATTCCCAGATACAATGCAAAGCCTACAAAAGAGCACAGTGTTAAAACCAGGCTCCAAAAGATTTTCTACAATAACTCTCCAACGTTCAAGTAAGTGAAGATTCACAGTCTCTGAGAAAAGGAGTATAAAGAGTTGGGATAGCTAAAGTTGTACTTGATGGGGGAGAAACCTTTTTTGTAGATGCCGGTTGAATTGTATGATTTCACATGCACTCTAGATCAAGATTTGTGGCCAAGGGTATACAATGGGCCACACATACCGTATAATAGTGACAGGAGGTGGTCTAGGTGATAAGGCCTGTCATACTACCAAAAATGACTGCAACACTATCAATACAGGACAAATGTCCTTTTCACCAAGTACGAAGGTCTCGGGATACCTTATGATTTAGGCGATTTCATATTCATCCAGGTCCTAGCGATTAGAGGTCAGTATTTTTCAATAAGGTCTCTTAACGTCCTAGGATCATATTTTTGATAGACTGGAGGTCTCTCATTAGCGTTGAAGGTCTCTAGTGGGATGTATAAAATATCCCCAAATCAGGAGTTCCCCTACTTATCAAGTTCTTTAGTGCCTCAAAGCTTGGAAACTGGAACTAGTACAACCTTCAAAGCAATATCTATATTCAGCAAAGGTCCGTCTAGACTTTTGGAGTTAGAAAAATTTCTCAGTGATTTCTTAATTATGACATCacctaaaattttgaatttgaaaattcgaGACGCCCCCAACAACTGCAACACAACATCTATAACAAACAATGTACTTTTTCGATTCTCACGCTCCTTTCCTAGAATATATACCCAACCTTAATTGAAAAGTAACCCTTCATCTTCCTTTACAATTTTCATCTTCTGCTGCAAAATGGTCTATGCAAAAATGTTTTAAGTTCTAAACCCAAGGCTGTTCTTGAGAGTGGGCCGCCTAGAGCGAAGGCCTAGGGCCCAATCCTTAGGGGGACCTCCACCCATTGAgcccaaataataataataataataagtataatatatatgtatagagagAGGAAAGAAAGGGTGAATAGAGGTGGGACCACCGGCCTCTTTTCACCCTTTCTTTTTCACCCTCTCtttcctttctctctctctatctctctctctacatatatgtatatacacaaattatatatatatatatatatattacacatataaattaaaataaaatcacatacgCACACAAaactatatgtatattaacACACACACTTTCACACCTTATTCACTTATGTATATG
This Sesamum indicum cultivar Zhongzhi No. 13 linkage group LG5, S_indicum_v1.0, whole genome shotgun sequence DNA region includes the following protein-coding sequences:
- the LOC105162464 gene encoding uncharacterized protein LOC105162464, which gives rise to MLEASTTLALKSLNHMDLEEWELLSDEGFLEINDDGGKKLLHTKASTTSDFQMNYFICPPKESLKNQFLPVPIDLEKPQDEVVDEKDGIKIIPVESTDMMMMMMMMMPEKKMKPVLSSGGALGVDQDPAVSQVFFKKMKETEFVDMKVESPRGGSGTSSSRGIMPQIEGAGVFQFEEKGDDDPCNKVDVEPEMVMNKRELGLEESDEDGINIWKWSLTGIGAICSFGVAVCIIILTSHRKNKYGDGKLRFQIYTDDKRMKQQVVEGEGGGSYNKKINEAMKAVRGVPNPMSMTTRRARITYGGYYDASSV